Proteins encoded together in one Bradyrhizobium sp. CB82 window:
- a CDS encoding thermonuclease family protein: MSSRDRITPYRPSFSGAPFGRRFAGLLPWMFVVVVVTAIVLTYRHGTNWPVPHVGDDRAQDAEIVLQHAGKADVRYGVDVIRTIDGDTFVARVHQQDGRDLVTRVRLRGIDAPELKASCRAELEKAEAATDALRNLLREGGIAIYNIGPDKYQGRIVADVATKRTANVSPALLAGGYTRSYNGGHREGWCARGWRFWH; encoded by the coding sequence ATGTCGTCCCGCGACCGAATCACTCCGTATCGGCCCTCGTTCAGCGGCGCGCCATTTGGCCGCCGCTTTGCGGGCCTGCTGCCATGGATGTTCGTGGTCGTTGTCGTGACGGCGATCGTGCTCACCTACCGGCATGGCACGAACTGGCCCGTTCCGCATGTCGGGGATGACCGGGCGCAGGATGCCGAGATCGTGTTGCAGCACGCCGGCAAGGCTGACGTCCGCTACGGCGTGGACGTGATCCGCACCATCGACGGCGACACCTTTGTCGCGCGCGTGCACCAACAGGATGGCCGTGATCTCGTCACGCGGGTCCGCTTGCGCGGCATCGATGCGCCTGAGCTGAAGGCGTCCTGCCGCGCGGAACTGGAGAAGGCCGAGGCCGCGACGGACGCGCTGCGCAATCTGCTGCGTGAGGGCGGCATCGCCATCTACAATATCGGACCGGACAAATATCAAGGCCGCATCGTTGCCGACGTCGCGACAAAGCGCACGGCCAACGTCTCGCCGGCGCTGCTCGCGGGCGGTTATACGCGCAGCTATAACGGTGGCCATCGCGAGGGCTGGTGCGCGCGCGGCTGGCGTTTCTGGCACTAA
- a CDS encoding L,D-transpeptidase, with translation MSMRIAVALAATIGAGILMSTVAEARPEVVGLHGGEYSPGTIVVKTNERRLYLILDDGHAMRYPVGVGKSGKQWAGTTRIDGKYRNPAWSPPAEVKRDKPQLPDVIPGGSPRNPMGVAAMTLAGGEYAIHGTNVPGSVGGFVSYGCIRMLNDDITDLYSRVSVGTPVVVTR, from the coding sequence ATGTCGATGAGGATTGCGGTGGCATTGGCCGCCACCATCGGGGCAGGGATCTTGATGTCGACGGTGGCCGAGGCGCGGCCGGAAGTCGTGGGGCTGCACGGTGGCGAATATTCGCCGGGCACCATCGTGGTCAAAACCAACGAGCGCCGGCTCTATCTCATTCTCGACGACGGGCACGCCATGCGTTACCCGGTCGGCGTCGGCAAGTCCGGCAAGCAGTGGGCCGGCACCACCCGCATCGACGGCAAGTACCGCAACCCGGCCTGGTCGCCGCCGGCTGAAGTGAAGCGCGACAAGCCACAGCTTCCCGACGTGATCCCTGGCGGCTCGCCGCGCAATCCGATGGGGGTTGCGGCGATGACGCTTGCCGGCGGTGAATACGCCATCCACGGCACCAACGTGCCGGGCTCGGTCGGCGGCTTCGTCTCCTATGGCTGCATCCGCATGCTCAATGACGACATCACCGATCTCTATAGCCGCGTGTCGGTCGGCACTCCGGTGGTGGTGACGCGCTGA
- the acs gene encoding acetate--CoA ligase: protein MSEKIYDVPAEWAKRAWVDQAKYKDMYDRSISDPNGFWAEQAKRVDWMKPPTKIENVSFAPGNVSIKWFEDGVLNVAWNCIDRHLAKRANQTAIIWESDDPSQSRHITYKELHDEVCRMANILRTRNVKKGDRVTIYLPMIPEAAYAMLACARIGAIHSVVFAGFSPDSLAQRINDCKSKVIITADEGMRGGKKVPLKANVDSALAKTEGVDWVIVVKRTGGKVDMNPSRDLWYHDAAKMVTTECPAEHMHAEDPLFILYTSGSTGTPKGVLHTSAGYLVYAAMTHQYVFDYHDGDIYWCTADVGWVTGHSYILYGPLCNGATTLMFEGVPNYPDNSRFWNVIDKHKVNIFYTAPTAIRALMQGGDEPVKKTSRASLRLLGSVGEPINPEAWEWYHRVVGEDRCPIVDTWWQTETGGILITPLPGATKLKPGSATLPFFGVVPEIVDADGKVLDGETTGNLCLTRSWPGMMRTVYGDHARFEQTYFSTYKGKYFTGDGCRRDADGYYWITGRVDDVINVSGHRMGTAEVESALVAHEKVSEAAVVGFPHDIKGQGIYAYVTLMAGVEPTEDLRKELVTWVRKEIGPIASPDQIQFAPGLPKTRSGKIMRRILRKIAEDEPGSLGDTSTLADPAVVDDLVKNRQNKKQTSA from the coding sequence ATGTCCGAGAAGATCTACGACGTGCCGGCAGAGTGGGCGAAACGCGCCTGGGTCGATCAGGCCAAGTACAAGGACATGTACGATCGCTCGATCTCGGACCCGAACGGCTTCTGGGCCGAGCAGGCCAAGCGCGTCGACTGGATGAAGCCACCGACCAAGATCGAGAACGTCTCCTTCGCGCCCGGCAACGTCTCCATCAAATGGTTCGAGGATGGCGTCCTCAACGTCGCCTGGAACTGCATCGACCGGCACCTCGCCAAGCGCGCCAACCAGACCGCGATCATCTGGGAAAGCGACGATCCCTCGCAGTCCCGGCACATCACCTACAAGGAGCTGCACGACGAGGTCTGCCGGATGGCCAACATCCTGCGCACCCGCAACGTCAAAAAGGGCGACCGCGTCACCATCTACCTGCCGATGATCCCCGAGGCCGCCTACGCGATGCTGGCCTGCGCGCGGATCGGCGCAATCCACTCCGTGGTGTTCGCCGGCTTCTCGCCCGACAGCCTCGCCCAGCGCATCAACGACTGCAAATCCAAGGTCATCATCACCGCGGACGAAGGCATGCGCGGCGGCAAGAAGGTGCCGCTGAAAGCCAATGTCGACTCTGCGCTCGCCAAGACCGAAGGCGTCGACTGGGTCATCGTCGTCAAGCGCACCGGCGGCAAGGTCGATATGAATCCGTCGCGCGACCTCTGGTACCACGACGCGGCCAAGATGGTGACGACGGAGTGCCCGGCCGAGCACATGCACGCCGAGGATCCGCTGTTCATCCTCTATACGTCGGGCTCGACCGGCACACCGAAGGGCGTGCTGCACACCTCCGCCGGTTACCTCGTCTATGCCGCGATGACGCACCAATACGTGTTCGATTATCACGACGGCGACATCTACTGGTGCACCGCGGACGTCGGCTGGGTCACAGGCCACAGCTACATTCTCTACGGGCCGCTGTGCAATGGCGCGACCACGCTGATGTTCGAAGGCGTGCCGAACTACCCCGATAATTCGAGGTTCTGGAACGTCATCGACAAGCACAAGGTCAACATCTTCTACACCGCGCCGACCGCGATCCGCGCGCTGATGCAGGGCGGCGACGAGCCGGTGAAGAAGACCTCGCGCGCTTCGCTCCGCCTGCTCGGCTCGGTCGGCGAGCCGATCAATCCGGAGGCGTGGGAGTGGTATCACCGAGTCGTCGGCGAGGACCGCTGCCCGATCGTCGACACCTGGTGGCAGACCGAGACCGGCGGCATCCTGATCACGCCGCTGCCGGGCGCGACCAAGTTGAAGCCTGGCTCGGCGACGTTGCCGTTCTTCGGCGTGGTGCCGGAGATCGTCGATGCCGATGGCAAGGTGCTGGACGGCGAAACCACTGGCAATCTCTGCCTCACCCGGTCGTGGCCGGGCATGATGCGCACGGTCTATGGCGATCACGCCCGCTTCGAGCAGACCTATTTCTCGACCTACAAGGGCAAGTATTTTACGGGCGACGGCTGCCGGCGCGACGCCGACGGCTATTACTGGATCACAGGCCGCGTCGATGACGTCATCAACGTCTCCGGCCACCGCATGGGCACCGCCGAGGTCGAGAGCGCGCTGGTCGCGCATGAGAAGGTCTCGGAGGCCGCCGTGGTCGGCTTCCCCCACGACATCAAGGGCCAGGGCATCTACGCCTATGTCACCCTGATGGCCGGCGTCGAGCCGACCGAGGATCTACGGAAAGAGCTCGTCACCTGGGTGCGCAAGGAGATCGGCCCGATCGCCTCGCCGGACCAGATCCAGTTCGCGCCCGGCCTGCCCAAGACCCGTTCCGGCAAGATCATGCGCCGCATCCTGCGCAAGATCGCCGAGGACGAGCCGGGCAGCCTGGGGGACACCTCGACGCTCGCCGATCCCGCCGTGGTCGACGACCTCGTCAAGAACCGCCAGAACAAGAAGCAGACGTCGGCGTAA
- a CDS encoding DNA topoisomerase IB, whose amino-acid sequence MMDQQNFGTMRPASADPAAIALAKALGQWPKPTGFKRPNPKKTYDTAPATVEALARELGLRLGDQNELTIRRIRRGKGYSFVRPNGAHIRDARTIRRLHAMAVPPAYREVRYSADPNSHLQAVGRDAAGRLQYRYHADWEKVREQRKAHRLEKLVGALPKIRRKVSMFLSGEEPTREFALSAVIELIARTAIRPGNESYARLNGTRGATTLLKSNVTLEDDCFVLTFKAKGGKAVRKECDAAKLVRAIGILRSVPGKRMFQYRDAYGTVRSVNTTQVNAFLREIAGIKISLKDFRTLMASAVVVESLSRITPATSQRGRKRQVLDAIRAAADQLSNTPAICRRSYVHDTIVTAFEDGILERFAATMKGQRSQARREQLLAQVVATAAV is encoded by the coding sequence ATGATGGATCAGCAGAATTTCGGGACGATGCGGCCCGCTTCAGCCGATCCCGCCGCTATTGCGCTGGCCAAGGCGCTCGGACAATGGCCGAAACCGACCGGTTTCAAGCGTCCCAACCCGAAAAAGACCTATGACACGGCCCCTGCGACGGTCGAGGCGCTCGCGAGGGAGCTCGGCTTGCGGCTCGGCGACCAGAACGAGCTGACCATCCGCCGCATCCGGCGCGGCAAGGGCTACTCCTTCGTCCGTCCCAACGGTGCCCATATCCGCGACGCCCGCACCATCCGCCGCCTGCACGCCATGGCGGTGCCGCCGGCCTATCGCGAGGTACGCTACTCGGCCGACCCGAACTCGCATCTCCAGGCGGTGGGGCGCGATGCCGCAGGGCGTTTGCAATATCGCTACCACGCCGACTGGGAAAAGGTCCGCGAGCAGCGCAAGGCGCATCGCCTGGAGAAGCTCGTTGGCGCGCTGCCGAAGATCCGGCGCAAGGTGTCCATGTTCCTGTCGGGCGAGGAGCCGACGCGTGAGTTCGCGCTCTCGGCGGTGATCGAGCTGATCGCACGCACCGCGATCCGTCCCGGCAATGAATCCTACGCCCGTCTCAACGGCACCCGCGGCGCCACCACGCTGCTGAAGTCCAACGTCACGCTGGAAGACGACTGCTTCGTGCTGACCTTCAAGGCCAAGGGCGGCAAGGCGGTGCGGAAGGAGTGCGACGCGGCCAAGCTCGTGCGTGCCATCGGCATCCTGCGCAGCGTGCCGGGCAAGCGCATGTTCCAGTATCGCGATGCCTACGGTACGGTGCGTTCGGTGAACACCACGCAGGTCAACGCATTCCTGCGCGAGATCGCTGGCATCAAGATTTCGCTGAAGGATTTTCGCACCCTGATGGCCTCGGCCGTCGTGGTGGAATCGCTGTCGCGGATCACGCCGGCAACCAGCCAGCGCGGCCGCAAGCGGCAGGTGCTGGACGCGATTCGTGCGGCTGCCGACCAGCTCTCCAACACACCGGCGATCTGCCGCAGGAGCTACGTCCACGACACCATCGTCACCGCGTTCGAGGACGGCATCCTCGAGCGTTTTGCCGCGACGATGAAAGGCCAGCGCTCTCAGGCGAGGCGCGAGCAGCTCCTGGCGCAGGTGGTGGCGACCGCGGCCGTGTAG